The genome window GGGATCCCTGGCGCTATAGAGCAGGGTCACGGTGCGTTTGCGGGCCGCCTGGAGAAGGGGCCGCCAGACCTCGGGCCGGCGGTCGAGTTCCGCAGCATAGCGGCGCTGGAAGGTGTCCCATCGGGAAGGCTTATGGGCGAACCAGCGGCGCAGGGCATCGCTGGGGCCAACATCCTTGAGCCATTCATCCAGTG of Candidatus Methylomirabilota bacterium contains these proteins:
- a CDS encoding DUF488 family protein; protein product: MIRVKRVYDPPSSRDGRRFLVDRLWPRGVKRDALSLDEWLKDVGPSDALRRWFAHKPSRWDTFQRRYAAELDRRPEVWRPLLQAARKRTVTLLYSARDPEHNNAVALKTYLEAKLKKKSS